Below is a genomic region from Papio anubis isolate 15944 unplaced genomic scaffold, Panubis1.0 scaffold186, whole genome shotgun sequence.
CACACAGGCTAGCCTCTACCTCAGAACCTTTGCAGTCATTTATTCTGCATAGAATACTTTTAGCCCAGGTAGACAAGTGACTTGTTCCTCATTTCAAAGTCTTTAGTTATCTTCTCAATTAAGTCCTTTCTGGTTATCCAATCTAAAATTTCAGTCCTTCCTCTcggacatttttctctttctcccctccctgccttTACTCTTTGCAACTTATCTCTAACATCATACCTATTTTTCTTATCTTATCTGCTTTCCCTTATTAAAAGGAAAGCTCTGTGAGAGCAGGaatgtttgtctgttttgctcactgtcATATTACTAGCACATTAAAAAGGcatctggcatatagtaggtactcaataaatgcaacAAATAAATGAACCACCAGCTGACTTAACTATCACCCCAAAACTAGTGGCTAAAAACAACAACTACTTTCCACGGTTTTGGGTGTTTACTGAGCTACTCTAGGTAGTTCTCGCTCAGGGTCTTTTGTGCAGCTATGGTCAGAGGATGGAGCTAGAATCATCCGAGAGCTCACTCTCTCACATGTCTGGTGCCTAGGCTGTGAAGTTTCAAACTCTGGGGACTGAAACAGCAGCAATTCCTTAGACATCTCTATTTCTACATGGGCTTTTCATGAGGTTTCTCCAGTATGGGGGTTTCAACGAAGTAGTAGGACTTACCATGTCGTAGCTTAAGGGAAATGTTCTGTGATTACACTAAGGAAGTTGTATCACCTTTTATGTAGGGGATTAAAGGGTTCTGGAAATCTATGTGGAGCAGAAAAATACCATAACTATTGCTGTAGTATACAATCTGCCACACCAAGAAACCAAAAAGGAATCAATAAGCTCAAATGCAGTCCCAGCAGACTAGAGAACAAGGTCGACCTGAGTGCAGGCAACAGGTGGTCCCAGAGACAAGAATAAGAAGGAAATACCAACCACCTGTGACAAGGACTCAACCAAGCACACCAGAGTTTGAGTATCTGGGAAGACTGAAGGTATAGTAAATGACAATAAACATCAACAAAGAGTTGCCATCAAGTCTTGAAAACCCAAATTCTAGTTCTTTGATACTTTGTGACCTAGGGTAGATAGTTTAATGTATGACATGCTACCTCTATTGGCTAGTTTTTCGTTTATCAGTAAAGCCTGGTTGGAGATTATTTCTTATGCAAACCTATCTCGGCCTAAAGCTTTCTCTGTTCCTTCCCATGGTAGGTCCCTTGGCCCTAAAATTGAAAGGACAAAAAATTTCTTAAGACTCTCATCTTGTCAGTCACTAAAGTTTATGAACTTGCATGCTTGTAAGCCTGGTGGATAGACACAAACTATTTGTAgtattacagtatttttttataTTCCTATTCTAGAGGAAAATTTTAATAGATCCATGTTTTAAATCAATAGACTATACAATATTAAATCTAGTTAAGtaatttctctcatttgtaaTTAGACAAGGTTGAAACCATAAATTTTTTTAGAATATCTGTGTTCTCTGGATGTGACTATAAGCCAAATTCAGCTACATTCAAATCATCAAAAATTCTCTGCATGGCAAACTGAAAAATCCCAGCCAAAGCCTCCCAtattctgaataatattttacaCAAAGTTCCTATACCAGAAAATTTGAATGGACGGTTGAAATGACTTAACAGATGTGTGAACAAGCTCCGTTCAGCTGCATTACACATCTAAAAAactactatcttttttttcttctttgaagttGGGTTAGGATTtccaaattatcttaattttcaaAGTCATGCTGTTGCTACTCACCTACAAGCCCTCCTGCTATAAACACTTTTCTGGGTTCCAAATAACCCCGTATTTGGCACTCAGGATACTCCCTTTAGTCTCCTGGCCTTCCCTCACCCTTTCTATAGAAGGATTAAGTAATGAAGTCATAAAGAAGCAAAACACTAGACTCTtaatctgtgtattttatttttctactttaagtAAATATTAGTGGTTTTATTGAAGCTGTAGCTTTGAGTATCTATTGTGTTTAGTGGTAAAGACATACTCTTTCACTTTATTAGGCCTAACAATCATTTCATTTATGTTCAGCCCTTGGATTGTCTCAGGATGTTGCAGGCGCAACTTTCATGGCAGCGGGTAGTTCAGCTCCTGAATTAGTTACTGCCTTCCTAGGTAAATATTGCTCCTTATACTTTTTGCTTACTcagtgtgatttttattttcttcaagttaACACTAACTTAGCTGCTACTATCTTGCACATAGGTGTATTTATCACAAAGGGAGATATTGGCATTAGCACCATTCTTGGATCTGCAATTTATAATCTCCTTGGCATCTGTGCTGCCTGTGGCTTGCTATCTAACATGGTATGTaacaaaaccattcaacaaaatgtattgtcttaaaaaaattctaaagataaCTGTTCGTCGTCTGGGATGGACAACAGGGCACTAATAATATGTGTAATCAAATTTATTAATCAGTAGAAAAACAGCATGTATTCAATTTAATGTTAATCCACAAATAGCTCTTGGTCAGATTTATGAAAGTTCATGTGTTAGaacacaattttacatttttttctctaagcaaTATGCAAAAGATAACAATATTTAactacaaatatataaacaattttagTATTACACTAAGGATTGTACTTGAAGTTACAATGTAATGGAAATAACATCATATTACAGGTTTCAACACTATCATGTTGGCCCCTATTCAGAGACTGTGCAGCGTACGCAATTAGTGTAGCAGCGGTTCTTGGTATAATATATGACAACCACGTTTACTGGTAAGCTTGAAAATAATTCTTATGTAAAAATTAGAGATTTTATGAATTTCTGATGGTTcagtaaaatttttttcagaaatattatttcatataatctGCCACTTCTATACCATATTCCAACAGGTCTCTGAGTTAACCTTATCACAATTGCTGATTGTATTCTTCTCACTAGTTTGCAATTTCTTTTTAGTCACTTCACagtctccttttttctctcactAGTCACTGGAGACCATCACTTTTCCTTCTCCCCACTGGCTGCCTATTCAGTAAGTTTCCCAACTTCTGTTGTCTATTAAAGCCACAACAGTTGactttttcttctgctgggttacCGCTCACCTTGCCTTGGTTAGAAGTGATCATGGTCACAAAAGACTGGAGAAGGATGGTAGAGGAAGTAAAAGAAGTCTTTTTAAATTCCTCCAAACTTCTGATGCTCAGAGAAACTATAGCCTTCCTCTAAGAACCAACAATGCttagcttttaatattaaaaactgtTTGCTTTCCCTGTAATCTCTCTGCCTAGCTGGTCCAAGAAAACGAAAAATGTGGTGACTGAGTGGACAGAGACAAACTTTTTCAACTAGTAAGTAGCAGGCACCCACTAGATTCTTACCACTATGCTAGATATCATAAGGGATAATGAAATGCAAAACACAGCTACACAGGTTACACATTGCATAACTTCCAGAGGACACCAGAAAAatacgcaaaaaaaaaaatgtaatggtgTCCATCTGGAGAACCACAACTTTGCAGTACAGCATAGTATCTGCTATCAAGAAACTTCAAACCTAGCCAGAAGCATAATTTCTAAACTAATCATCCTGTCTTCTAGTCTGTGTCCCTAAGACACTGTGTTGGTAGAGTAGAAATCCTTCTAGAATTCAGCAGTTGTCTGTAAGGGACAGTGGCTGTGAAAGTATCCAAGATAATGCTTCCTCAATTAGAGAAATCAGAAGATGTAGCAGACAGAGATTCACTGGCTATAAAAGGTAAATTCAAGGTTCAAATGTAATGGCATTAGCTAACTGCCAGAGTACAGGGAAACAGTTCTTGGTTCCCAgggtataattttatattttagaacatCTTGTTTTCTTGTGACTATAAGCCAAATTCAGCTACATTcaaatcattaaaaatgatgaCAAACTGAAAAATCCCAGCCAAAGCCTCCTAtattctgaataatattttacaCAAAGTTCCTATATTAGAAAACTTGAACAGTTGAAATAACTTCACAgttactatattattttataattattatgtattttggGGAATGTATTATGCCAATGAGCTGAGGTAGAAAATGTTCACCactatatattaattttacatttattttgaaaatctccaattatcattttcattgcatttttataCCTACCATTTGGAAGGAATCCACAAGTAAAAATgagtttgttgatcttttttttaaaaaaaaaaaaaaacacacatagaagTGTCCGGCTTTTATCAATAAACTTATAATAATGCTGTAACCAAGTTTGgaaaaatctacaaaacaaaaaatatctagaaatgttTGATTGTTCTATGGCTACTTTTGTTAGAAAATCATTCAATCAATACTGCCCAAAAGCTATCAACTCTAAAATGActttcacttttaatttaaaaacacaaatttctcTTAATTTATAGGTATGAAGGAACTTTACTGCTTTTGATATATGGATTATATGTTTTGGTGCTGTGTTTTGACATTAAAATTAACCAATATATTATAAAGAAATGCAGTCCTTGCTGCACCTGTCTTGCCAAAGCTATGGAAAGAAGTGAACAACAGCTACTAATGGGATGGGAAGATGAAGGTCAACCATTCATTCGTCGGCAATCAAGAACTGACAGTGGAATATTTTATGAAGATTCTGGCTACTCTCAGCTCTCTATAAGTTTACATGGTCTTAGTCAGGTTTCTGAAGGTAATCACTAAATCTTGCCCATTATTAAGtctattcacaaaagaaaaactttaaaatttcatttcaattcAGCAAGTATGGTGTGCTTTTTATGCAAAAAAGACTGTGAAGACTCAGAAATGATAAAGACTAAGTCCCTACTTTTAAGGAATTTCCAGTATCAtaggaaatacaaaatagctaaaatataaaCGTTAAGTaccataaaaagagaaagaaatgaagtgtgACTGTGGTTCACAAATGGGACAGTGTCAAAATGTGGTGAGGACAGATAGGAGATTTTCACAAAGAAGGGAGCATTTAAATTGGGCCTTGCTTGACAGGAAAGATTTTAACTATGACATGACGTTATGACCAATAAGTAGCAGCTACTGAGGTCTTTATTTCATAAATGATGCAGAGATAAAACACATAGAGCACAGCATATGCATagtaaggaagaagaggaaaggtaGAAAGGAATAGGATAAGAAGAATCTTAAATGCTATTCTAAGAATCTTGGAAGGTTTCTGAGGAGAGAAATTGTTAGAACTGTTATCTTAGTAATGTTACCCTAAGCGATGTTTACCAAACTAAAATATGAAGTAAGAGACAAGGAGGTAAGAGGCTGTTACAGCAGCTGATGTGTTTACTAGGTGCCTAGACCAAGTGAAAGTGGTGGGAATAAATGAGAACAGATGTGAGACTACATGAAGGAAGCATCACCAAGACTATATGGGGccagaaaaaggaacaaagacaaTTCCTATGTCTTAATCTTGACTGAGAACATGGGAACACCACATATTAAAACTGGGAACTCAGGAACAGGGGCTGgtttggaagaaagaagagaagcagtTGAGGTTTGCCATTGTTTAAAGCAGTAGCAAAACATTTAGGTAACTATGTTCAGTAGGAAGTCAAATTCAGCTATGGTCAGAATTATAAGCTCATGGGTTACCTTTTTATAAAGTGGTTGTCCAAAAcagattctaattttaattaagcCTTTAGGAGGGTACTTATTCTAATGTACTACTTAAACTTTTAGAACAtgacttttccccctttttacaaaaattttagctTCTCCTCTTTCAGGTGTAAGAGGTACACATCTCTAAGTTAAGCTTACAATAAGAAACGCAAAAAAACCAATCCAAATTCTTTGATTATGTTGAAATTATATCCAATATTACTTAATGGCACATTGGTTGAAACTTGACCAACTTTTTATGAGTTGTTGTACTAGCATTAGTTTTGACATAATTTGATccaattattacattattttgtaaatgccaaattttgaacaattttaaagtaaattctaatttttatccaATATATTATCATTATCCTTCTActaaattaaattgaataaagTAATATACTCAgttttcataaattatattttagatgaTATACTACCTCCTATTTTAAGGTTCTTTCTATGAACTGTGGTAAAGTCTGAATTTAATAAATAACATAGTAATGAaatagggcaaaaaaaaaaaaacttccaataaGAATTAGGATATGCAacctaataaaaaaaattatgctatCATTATTTCATATTCTCTAAGTATACATTATCTGGTACATAGAGCAGGCAGAGGCATCATCAATATTGTGAAGTGGAGACAACTGGAGTAGCCAAGTTAGAAGCCAGGTTAATCCCTTAAGCAAAAAGTTACTGAAGACAATCCACATGAGATGTCCAACTGACACTTCATAAACACTATCTATAATATATTTAGCGAATGGTCCAAGACATTTTGATAGCTTTAAGGCCCCAAATAAAGAAGTGCTGAGTATCACATCTTACATTGTCTGTCCTCAAGTTTCAATTAGTTTCTTTCACCAGCAATATCAGTAATGAGGTACTCAAATGTTTTAAACAgccttttaaaaactgatacaGCTAATTTATTTCAATATAGCTTTCTAAATAGGCATAACTTAATTAGCCATTTGAGAAAACTcaaaagtgtttaatttttcCACAACAGATCCACCAAGTGTTTTCAACATGCCTGAAGCAgacttaaaaagaattttttgggTATTATCCCTTCCTATTATTACATTACTTTTTCTAACCACACCAGATTGTAGAACAAAGTTTTGGAAAAACTACTTTGTAATAACCTTTTCCATGTCTGCAATATGGATATCTGCATTTACATATATCCTGGTTTGGATGGTCACAATAACTGGTATGTATTTTAAGTACAATAGCACAActtgaaaattttcatatatgAACGAATTGCATATGTTCACTCAAAGTAGTCTAGCTACACAGCAAATTTCTTTTCAGCAAGACTGAAGATTAGTACCATTTACAAAATGATTAAGTATTACTATAACAAGATCATTTGGGTTTGTGAgttgcatattatatataaactgtATCTTCCACTGTTATTCAGCCTGGGGTACAATTCAAGAGAtcttataaatgaaatcaaattcaTAGGATGTCTTTTTATTATGCTAATAATTTAATCACATTCCATGGGATCCACAATACTCTTTATATTGAATTCCAttccataatgaaaaaaaaaaaaaaaaaaaaaaaaagcaaggagcTCTATTTTTGGGAAAACAATGGGTGCTCACTGCTTAACcggattatattttatttgacttttcaaCATGGCACTACAAACATACTATGAAATGAGTGAAAAGGGTATAAAAGTTTTATTCTAGGTTTCTACCACCTTCATGATTAAGACTTAACTAACTACTGCTGCTTGGCCATAATCCACTATAGTCtctaaacaaaaaaactataaacaaagacaaaaataatctgTAATTTCTCCTACAAAGGTTAACCCAAATTAACTTATAGTAGAGGTGAACAAACTACTGCCTGTGTGCCAAAATAACCCAGCTTGTTTTTATTAGTAAGgttttacatattatctatgatTGCTTTCACACTACATTTGCAAAGCTGAGTAACTGCAACAGAAATCATacagcctgcaaagcctaaataATTAATATCTGGCCCCTCACAGACACAAAAATTTGTTGACCCTTGACTTTTCCCAAATTAGTGTAAGTCTTAGAATAGTATGCCAGCAAAAAGcagattatttcttccttttttaatgagaaaaatgaaaaagtccAATTAGCTTGCATATTATATCTATCCAAATTCACTCAGCCAGAACACACTtgatattaggaaaataaaaagagagcaaAAATCATGTAATAGATCACAGAACAGCCCCCCAAGATTATAAATATTAGTGTTATTTATGCACGTATGAATTCTAGCAAAGCCAGTAATAGAAATTAACCAATTCCAATTCCAGTATCAATATGTAAGCATGCAATAAATAAGCTACTTTCtaattaagttattttaattggcattttaagaaaaagaaaaaaagatgctaaACCAAGTTTTCAATTACAACATTAAAAGAACAGTTAcatatgttttaactttttttaacttctctctggttctgtttctgagaataaatacatttctgatcAATGTTGACCTGACATCAAATTTAACAGAAGTATTAATAAATTGGGACCATATGTTAGACTCAAGTAGAAAACAAAcaggttttgttttcctgagagaTTAATGAAtgttccccctccccaccctgccaaAGCCCACTAAATTAAGGTATATCACTAAAGTAGAATgtaataaatgatatatatacatgttaaCACATTTATAGCTTAAAGATAGCTATAATTAATTTGCTTAActctaatttaataaaaatttttaagaaagaaaagcaggaatgATCACTCTCATTAGCAAATATTCAGCACAGCCCTGATGAGATAATGGTGGACATAAACATCTTCCGTAAGAATATCAAACAGGAAAATTTCTCATTGGCAGAATTTTGGCTGTTACACACATCTTTAGATATGTCATTAAAAATCTGTGCTACCTGGGTTACCCAAATTACCAGCCTGATTCAAATATGTTGCTAGCTAAAAAACTAAGCAAGCACATATTGGCTCTGAATTCTAAatctgcctattttatttttgttcaggaAGGAAATACCCAAAATAACTGCAAAAGATGGTTAGTGACTCTTTAAGATTTGTAACCTGAAGTATCTGTTTATTACAGGGGAAACACTAGAAATTCCAGATACAGTAATGGGCCTTACTTTATTAGCAGCAGGAACAAGCATACCAGACACAATTACAAGCGTGTTGGTCGCAAGAAAAGGTAAGAACTAAGTCCCTCAAGCTGCAATGGTATTCTACATGGCTAGAATGAGTAAAAgtagctttaaaaatgtttacttccggctgggcgtggtggctcacgcctgtaatcccaacactttgggaggccgaggcgggtggatcacaaggtcaggagtttgagaccagcctgaccaacatggtgaaaccccatctctattaaaaattaaaaaattagcccggcatggtggcatgcgcctgtaatcccagctactcaggaggctgagccaggagaattgtttgaatccaggaggcggaggttgcagtgagccaaaatcacgccatggcactccagcctgggcaacagagcaagactcagtctcaaaaaaaaaaaaaaagtttacttccTCAGTAATATactttgaaggggaaaaaaaaagtgactcaaGAGGAAGAGTTTACTATTTAATAGCAGGTTAATTTCACACAATCTAATCCCCCAAATAATATTCATTTGAAATGTGCATTAAATAGTAATTGACCATGTTAAATTACAATGAAAAGCAACAAGTAAGCTAGATACCTTATTGAAAAAtggtttaataaatataattaaataaatgttaagacTTTAAATACTAAcccaagaaaaatttaaaaatacaaattcagtaAGACTTTTGCTCTaacaattttccaaaatgaaccaacaacaaaaaagtatccagtgtttcttttcttatgaaaattaataaaatacagtattggtaagcacattttaacaatatgcttttcttttgtagGGAAAGGAGATATGGCTATGTCTAACATCGTGGGATCCAATGTGTTTGATATGTTGTGCCTTGGTATTCCATGGTTTATTAAAACTGCATTTATAAATGGATCAGCTCCTATAGAAGTAAACAGCAGAGGACTAACTTACACAACCATCTCTCTCAAcgtttcaattatttttctttttttagcagtTCACTTCAATGGCTGGAAACTAGACAGAAAGTTGGGAATAGTCTGCCTATTATCATACTTGGGGCTTGCTACATTATCAGTTCTATATGAACTTGGAAttattggaaataataaaataaggggCTGTGGAGGTTGATATTATTAACAGTGTTATGCAGAAAATATGAATggcagggaggggcagagagaaaaatcaatttcttcatttaaatcaaatttttaaaatcctgaaccTTAGAATCTAAAACTTACAGTAATTTAAAACCAACCAAAATCATATCCTAATTTTGCTGAgccctttcttttcatgaagaatTACATATTATAAAACAGAAGTTTTTGGGGGGCAAAAAATCTGTTTTACCATACAATAAGTTGACAAAAACTGGAGAAACTAGAACAAACAAATCCAACTATGTAGTactgaaaacaacaagaaaatggcttatttcattaaaaacagtATAACCATTCATTTAAACTGAATGACCAGACTTGCTGTCTTTAAAAACCCAAACTTGAGATTAACGAAAATTACagtatatttttaacattatactGTTAAAAGCTGGT
It encodes:
- the LOC116272760 gene encoding sodium/potassium/calcium exchanger 5; amino-acid sequence: MAAGSSAPELVTAFLGVFITKGDIGISTILGSAIYNLLGICAACGLLSNMVSTLSCWPLFRDCAAYAISVAAVLGIIYDNHVYWYEGTLLLLIYGLYVLVLCFDIKINQYIIKKCSPCCTCLAKAMERSEQQLLMGWEDEGQPFIRRQSRTDSGIFYEDSGYSQLSISLHGLSQVSEDPPSVFNMPEADLKRIFWVLSLPIITLLFLTTPDCRTKFWKNYFVITFSMSAIWISAFTYILVWMVTITGETLEIPDTVMGLTLLAAGTSIPDTITSVLVARKGKGDMAMSNIVGSNVFDMLCLGIPWFIKTAFINGSAPIEVNSRGLTYTTISLNVSIIFLFLAVHFNGWKLDRKLGIVCLLSYLGLATLSVLYELGIIGNNKIRGCGG